Genomic segment of Yoonia sp. R2331:
CAGCCGGTCAAACAGCCCCTTGCGCGGCTGCACGAACTCGGTGGCAAATTGCGCCAGAGCGGCTGATTTGCCATCTGCGGCACGCTGTGCGGCGTTTTCGGCGTTCTCGCGAAACGCCTCGACCGTCTGGCTGACCGCATTGCGGCCATCGCCAAACAGCATCGACATTACCCCCGTGATCAACCCCATGCCGCGATCCTTTGCTGATGTTGCGCCGGTGTCAGGTGAAACCGGGCTGAAATGAACTCTTCCGCGCGCGTGATCCAGCCCCCTTTTCCACCATCGCGGCGGCGCGCGTATTTGCGGCTGGCCGCGCGGCGGTCGGCAAGCGCGTAGTAATAGTTGCGCCGCGCGATGCCGTATGCATCAACAAAGTGGTCAGGTGCAGCCGCAAAAGCCTGTGCTGTGGCCGCCGCGGTTTGCGGGCCAATCACGCCATCCACGCTGACGTCGATGCGCATGGAATTCAGCAGCCGTTGCAGGATTTTGACAGCATTGCTGCCCGCGTTGACGTACATATCAAAGACGCTGGCCTGCACCGGTTCCGGCAGCAGGTTGATACGTGGTCCCTCAAAGTAGTGTTTGACGAAGATATCCTCGGCCTGATCGCGGCTAAGCCTGCGCACATCCGCCGTGGTCACGCGCCCATCCCCGTCCAGGTCGAGGCCAAGACGGCGCATCGTGTGAATCGTGACGCCAAAGTTTGTGGCCCCGCCCGGATCGGACGGGTCGTTCACATAACCGCCTTCGCGGGCCACGATCTCTGACGCGATTTGTCTGACTGTTTGCATAATGATCCCCTCACGTTGGGAATCAATCTGCGCTCGCTTGGTTAATTCGTGACTGCGGCACCGTCCGGTGCGACATAGGTGCCTTGTTCCTTCAGCGCGTCGATGACTTCTTTTGGCATGTAGGTTTCATCATGTTTTGCAAGGATTTCAACCGCTTCAA
This window contains:
- a CDS encoding holin-associated N-acetylmuramidase; this encodes MQTVRQIASEIVAREGGYVNDPSDPGGATNFGVTIHTMRRLGLDLDGDGRVTTADVRRLSRDQAEDIFVKHYFEGPRINLLPEPVQASVFDMYVNAGSNAVKILQRLLNSMRIDVSVDGVIGPQTAAATAQAFAAAPDHFVDAYGIARRNYYYALADRRAASRKYARRRDGGKGGWITRAEEFISARFHLTPAQHQQRIAAWG